From a single Mucilaginibacter terrenus genomic region:
- the rpoB gene encoding DNA-directed RNA polymerase subunit beta yields MANTIDQRVNFATSRKVLDYPDFLDVQLQSFQEFFQLETTSDNRYKEGLFKVFAENFPISDSRNIFVLEFLDYFIDPPRYDIRECIERGLTYSVPLKAKLRLSCNDAEHEDFETIVQDVYLGTIPYMTPKGTFVINGAERVIVSQLHRSPGVFFGQSRHTNGTKLYSARVIPFKGSWIEFATDVNNVMYAYIDRKKKFPVTTLLRAIGYDSDKDILELFELADEVKVSKSGLKKFIGRKLAARVLKTWIEDFVDEDTGEVVSIPRNEIILERETILEDDHIDMIIDSGVKTIILNKEDAATSGDYTIIYNTLQKDTSNSEKEAVEHIYRQLRNAEPPDEETARGIIDRLFFSDKRYDLGDVGRYRINRKLKLNTSDETKVLTKQDIIAIVKYLIKLINSKAEVDDIDHLSNRRVRTVGEQLYAQFGVGLARMARTIRERMNIRDNEVFTPTDLINARTLSSVINSFFGTNQLSQFMDQTNPLAEITHKRRLSALGPGGLSRERAGFEVRDVHYTHYGRLCTIETPEGPNIGLISSLCVHAKINNLGFIETPYKRVVEGKVQVDEPVIYLSAEDEDGKTIGQANAVYDDKGEFATPRVKARYEGDFPIIEPERLDLMDIAPNQITSIAASLIPFLEHDDANRALMGSNMQRQAVPLLRPEAPIVGTGLEGRVAKDSRTLINAEGDGVVEYVDANEIKIKYDRNEMDRLVSFEGDTRSYILTKFKKTNQSTTINLKPIVKKGQRVTKGEVLCEGYATQNGELALGRNLKVAFMPWQGYNFEDAIVISERVVSQDIFTSLHVEEFELEVRDTKRGEEELTPDIPNVSEEATKDLDEDGIIRVGAEVKEGDILIGKITPKGESDPSPEEKLLRAIFGDKAGDVKDASLKTPPSIAGVVIDTKLFSRAKKTTKAEEKAQLEKLDAKHNKAVKELKETLIDKLFEIVNGKTSQGVYNIYKELYVAKGVKFTQKILTELNYENINPAKWTTDDDKNEQIKTLLHNYNIKVNEELGAYRRDKFAISVGDELPSGIVQMAKVYIAKKRKLKVGDKMAGRHGNKGIVARIVRDEDMPFLEDGTPVDIVLNPLGVPSRMNLGQIYETVLGWAGKELGVKFATPIFDGASHGEVEEWIKKAGLPESGRTYLYNGLTGDRFDQQTTVGIIYMLKLGHMVDDKMHARSIGPYSLITQQPLGGKAQFGGQRFGEMEVWALEAFGAANILQEILTVKSDDVIGRAKTYEAIVKGENLPTPSVPESFNVLVHELRGLGLDITLE; encoded by the coding sequence TTGGCAAACACTATTGATCAAAGAGTAAACTTTGCAACCAGCCGGAAGGTACTTGACTACCCCGATTTTCTGGATGTACAGTTGCAATCTTTCCAGGAATTTTTTCAATTAGAAACCACTTCAGACAACCGCTACAAAGAAGGTTTGTTTAAAGTATTCGCAGAGAACTTTCCGATTTCTGATTCAAGGAACATCTTCGTGCTGGAGTTCCTGGATTACTTTATTGACCCGCCACGTTATGATATACGCGAGTGTATCGAGCGCGGGTTAACTTACAGCGTGCCATTGAAAGCAAAACTTCGCCTTAGCTGCAACGATGCTGAGCACGAAGATTTTGAAACAATTGTACAGGACGTGTACCTGGGTACTATCCCGTACATGACACCTAAAGGTACATTTGTTATCAACGGTGCCGAGCGTGTAATTGTATCTCAGTTACACCGTTCGCCAGGTGTGTTCTTTGGCCAAAGCCGCCACACAAACGGTACTAAACTGTACTCTGCCCGTGTTATACCTTTCAAAGGTTCATGGATAGAGTTTGCTACAGACGTTAACAACGTGATGTACGCTTACATTGACCGTAAGAAAAAATTCCCGGTTACAACGCTTCTTCGTGCCATAGGTTACGATTCTGATAAAGACATATTAGAGTTGTTTGAACTTGCCGATGAGGTTAAAGTAAGCAAATCTGGCTTGAAGAAATTCATCGGCCGCAAGCTTGCTGCAAGGGTGCTTAAAACTTGGATAGAAGACTTCGTTGATGAAGACACCGGTGAGGTGGTTTCTATCCCTCGTAATGAGATCATTCTTGAGCGTGAAACCATTCTGGAAGACGATCACATCGATATGATCATTGATTCTGGTGTTAAGACCATCATCCTTAACAAGGAAGATGCTGCAACCAGCGGTGATTACACTATTATATACAATACTTTACAAAAAGATACCTCCAACTCGGAGAAAGAAGCCGTTGAGCACATTTACCGCCAGCTGCGTAACGCCGAACCACCTGATGAAGAAACTGCACGTGGTATAATCGATCGTTTATTCTTCTCTGATAAAAGATATGATTTAGGTGATGTGGGTCGTTACCGCATTAACCGTAAGCTAAAGCTTAACACATCTGATGAGACAAAGGTGCTTACCAAGCAGGACATCATCGCGATTGTTAAATACCTGATCAAACTTATCAACTCAAAAGCTGAGGTTGATGATATTGACCACTTGTCTAACCGTCGTGTTCGTACTGTAGGTGAGCAGCTTTATGCACAGTTTGGTGTGGGTTTAGCGCGTATGGCTCGTACCATTCGTGAGCGTATGAACATTCGCGACAACGAGGTGTTCACACCAACCGACCTGATCAACGCGCGTACACTGTCTTCAGTTATCAACTCGTTCTTCGGTACCAACCAGCTTTCACAGTTCATGGACCAAACCAATCCACTGGCAGAGATCACGCACAAGCGTCGTCTGTCAGCCCTTGGGCCAGGCGGTCTTTCACGTGAGCGTGCAGGTTTCGAGGTACGTGACGTACACTATACGCACTACGGCAGGTTATGTACCATTGAGACTCCAGAAGGCCCGAACATCGGTCTGATCTCGTCTCTTTGCGTACACGCTAAGATCAATAACTTAGGCTTTATCGAAACACCGTACAAACGTGTGGTTGAAGGTAAAGTACAGGTTGATGAGCCAGTTATTTATTTATCTGCAGAAGATGAAGATGGCAAAACCATTGGACAGGCCAACGCCGTTTATGATGATAAAGGTGAATTTGCTACGCCACGTGTAAAAGCACGTTACGAAGGTGACTTCCCGATCATCGAGCCGGAAAGACTTGATTTGATGGACATCGCTCCAAACCAGATCACGTCAATAGCAGCTTCATTAATTCCATTCTTAGAGCATGATGATGCTAACCGTGCGTTGATGGGATCTAACATGCAGCGCCAGGCTGTGCCGCTTTTACGCCCTGAGGCGCCAATTGTAGGTACAGGTTTGGAAGGCCGTGTGGCTAAGGACTCTCGTACGCTTATCAACGCTGAAGGCGATGGTGTAGTAGAGTATGTTGACGCTAATGAAATTAAGATCAAGTATGACCGTAACGAAATGGACCGTTTGGTTTCATTCGAAGGTGATACAAGAAGCTATATATTAACCAAGTTCAAGAAAACCAACCAGAGCACTACCATTAACCTTAAGCCAATTGTTAAAAAAGGCCAAAGGGTAACAAAAGGTGAGGTGCTTTGCGAAGGCTACGCTACACAAAATGGTGAGCTTGCCTTAGGCCGTAACCTTAAAGTGGCATTCATGCCTTGGCAGGGTTACAACTTCGAGGATGCGATTGTTATATCTGAGCGTGTTGTATCGCAGGATATATTTACTTCGCTTCACGTAGAAGAGTTTGAGCTTGAAGTACGTGATACAAAACGTGGCGAAGAGGAATTGACACCAGATATCCCTAACGTTTCGGAAGAAGCAACTAAGGACCTTGACGAAGATGGTATCATCCGTGTAGGTGCCGAGGTTAAAGAAGGCGATATCTTGATTGGTAAGATCACTCCAAAAGGAGAATCTGACCCATCACCCGAAGAAAAGCTATTACGTGCAATATTTGGTGACAAAGCAGGCGACGTTAAGGATGCATCATTAAAAACACCTCCTTCAATAGCAGGTGTGGTTATTGATACAAAACTGTTCAGCCGTGCTAAAAAGACCACTAAAGCTGAAGAAAAAGCACAGCTTGAGAAACTTGACGCTAAGCACAACAAAGCCGTTAAAGAGCTTAAAGAAACGCTTATAGACAAGTTGTTCGAGATTGTAAATGGTAAGACATCACAAGGTGTTTACAACATTTACAAAGAGCTTTACGTAGCCAAAGGTGTTAAGTTCACTCAGAAAATACTTACTGAACTTAACTACGAGAATATCAATCCTGCTAAGTGGACCACCGATGATGATAAGAATGAGCAGATCAAAACTTTGCTGCATAACTACAACATCAAGGTAAATGAGGAACTGGGCGCTTACCGTCGCGATAAATTCGCGATAAGTGTAGGTGATGAACTTCCATCAGGTATAGTGCAAATGGCTAAAGTTTACATCGCTAAAAAGCGTAAGCTTAAGGTGGGTGATAAGATGGCAGGCCGCCACGGTAACAAGGGTATTGTTGCCCGCATCGTTCGCGATGAGGATATGCCATTCCTAGAAGATGGTACACCGGTTGATATTGTGTTGAACCCACTGGGTGTACCTTCACGTATGAACCTTGGCCAAATATATGAAACTGTATTAGGCTGGGCTGGTAAAGAGTTGGGCGTTAAGTTTGCTACTCCTATTTTTGATGGTGCAAGCCACGGAGAAGTAGAAGAGTGGATCAAGAAGGCAGGCTTACCAGAATCAGGCCGTACTTATCTGTATAATGGTTTAACTGGCGATCGTTTTGATCAGCAGACAACTGTAGGTATCATCTACATGCTTAAACTGGGCCACATGGTTGATGATAAGATGCACGCCCGTTCTATCGGACCGTACTCTCTTATTACACAGCAGCCATTGGGTGGTAAAGCACAGTTTGGTGGTCAGCGTTTTGGTGAGATGGAGGTTTGGGCACTGGAAGCATTTGGTGCAGCAAACATTCTACAGGAGATACTTACCGTTAAGTCGGATGATGTTATCGGCCGTGCTAAAACCTACGAGGCTATTGTTAAGGGTGAGAACCTTCCAACGCCATCAGTTCCTGAATCATTCAACGTATTGGTTCATGAGTTACGCGGCTTAGGTTTGGATATCACGTTAGAATAA
- the rplL gene encoding 50S ribosomal protein L7/L12 has translation MADLKAFAEQLVNLTVKEVNELAQILKDEYGIEPAAAAVAVAAPAAGGGDDAPAAAAEQTAFDVILKEAGGQKLAVVKLVKDLTGLGLKEAKDLVDGAPKEVKTGVTKEEAESLKKQLEEAGAVVEVK, from the coding sequence ATGGCGGATTTAAAAGCGTTTGCTGAACAGTTGGTAAACTTAACAGTAAAGGAAGTAAACGAATTAGCTCAGATATTAAAAGATGAGTATGGCATTGAGCCAGCAGCTGCAGCTGTTGCTGTTGCTGCTCCTGCTGCTGGTGGTGGCGATGACGCTCCTGCTGCTGCTGCTGAGCAAACTGCATTTGACGTAATCCTGAAAGAAGCAGGTGGTCAGAAATTAGCGGTTGTTAAATTGGTAAAAGACCTTACAGGCCTTGGCTTGAAAGAAGCTAAAGATTTAGTTGACGGCGCTCCTAAAGAAGTGAAAACCGGTGTAACTAAAGAAGAAGCTGAATCTCTGAAAAAACAATTAGAGGAAGCCGGAGCGGTAGTTGAGGTTAAATAA
- the rplJ gene encoding 50S ribosomal protein L10, producing MTKEEKYDLVVALTEQMKEYGNFYITDTADLTVAKVNDIRRQCFENEITMQVAKNSLIKKAMEAAGGDFSPIYDVLKGSSSILFSKSATAPAKLIKKLRKKGDKPVLKAAYIDQAVFVGDNQLDTLINLKSKEQLIGEVIGLLQSPAKNVVSALQSGGNILAGVVKTLQERG from the coding sequence ATGACAAAAGAAGAAAAATACGACCTTGTTGTTGCCCTTACTGAGCAGATGAAAGAGTACGGTAATTTCTACATTACTGATACCGCTGATCTTACGGTTGCAAAAGTTAATGATATCCGTCGTCAGTGCTTCGAAAACGAGATTACCATGCAGGTAGCAAAAAACAGCTTGATAAAAAAAGCTATGGAAGCTGCCGGTGGCGATTTTAGCCCGATATATGATGTTTTAAAAGGTTCATCATCTATCCTTTTCTCTAAATCGGCAACGGCTCCTGCCAAGCTGATCAAAAAGCTTAGGAAAAAAGGTGACAAACCTGTACTTAAAGCAGCTTACATCGATCAGGCTGTTTTCGTTGGCGACAATCAGCTGGATACTTTGATCAACTTGAAATCAAAGGAACAATTGATAGGCGAGGTTATAGGCTTACTGCAATCACCGGCAAAAAACGTTGTTTCTGCATTACAATCAGGCGGAAATATACTGGCAGGTGTTGTGAAAACATTACAAGAAAGAGGTTAA
- the rplA gene encoding 50S ribosomal protein L1 produces the protein MARLTKNQKAALSKIEANKAYTLQDASALVKEITNTKFDSSVDIDVRLGVDPRKANQMVRGIATLPHGTGKTVRVLVLCTPDKEQEAKDAGADYVGLDEFIAKIEGGWTDVDIIITMPSVMAKVGRLGRILGPRNLMPNPKSGTVTTEVGKAVTEVKGGKIDFKVDKTGIIHTSIGKASFSADKIYENALEVLQTLSKLKPSAAKGTYFKSIHLSSTMSPGITVETKSVAGI, from the coding sequence GTGGCAAGATTAACAAAAAATCAAAAAGCGGCACTTTCCAAAATTGAGGCGAACAAGGCTTACACATTACAGGATGCATCAGCTTTGGTAAAGGAAATTACCAATACCAAGTTTGATTCCTCAGTTGATATTGATGTACGTTTAGGTGTTGACCCACGTAAAGCCAATCAAATGGTGCGTGGTATAGCTACCTTACCTCACGGAACCGGTAAAACTGTACGTGTATTAGTGCTTTGTACTCCTGATAAGGAACAAGAAGCAAAAGATGCAGGTGCAGATTACGTAGGTTTGGACGAATTTATCGCCAAGATCGAAGGCGGATGGACTGATGTTGATATTATCATAACAATGCCAAGTGTTATGGCTAAAGTAGGTCGTTTGGGTCGTATTCTCGGTCCGCGTAACTTAATGCCTAACCCTAAATCAGGTACAGTAACAACCGAAGTTGGTAAAGCTGTAACTGAGGTAAAAGGTGGTAAGATCGATTTCAAGGTTGACAAAACCGGTATCATCCATACCTCGATAGGAAAGGCTTCTTTCTCTGCAGACAAGATTTATGAGAACGCATTAGAAGTATTGCAAACTCTTTCTAAATTGAAACCGTCAGCAGCTAAAGGAACTTATTTTAAGAGTATACACCTTTCGTCGACAATGTCGCCGGGTATAACAGTTGAAACTAAATCAGTAGCGGGGATCTAA
- the rplK gene encoding 50S ribosomal protein L11, whose product MAKEVGAMVKLQVKGGAANPSPPIGPALGAKGVNIMEFCKQFNARTQDKAGKVLPVVITVYVDKSFDFIIKTPPVAIQLLEATGLKGGSAEPNRKKVGNVNWDQVETIAKDKMTDLNAFTVESAMKMVAGTARSMGITVSGTAPWN is encoded by the coding sequence ATGGCAAAAGAAGTCGGTGCGATGGTAAAGCTACAGGTGAAGGGCGGCGCTGCAAACCCATCTCCGCCAATTGGCCCAGCATTGGGTGCAAAAGGTGTGAACATAATGGAGTTTTGCAAGCAGTTCAACGCACGTACCCAGGATAAAGCTGGTAAAGTGCTTCCGGTAGTTATTACTGTTTATGTCGATAAGTCGTTTGATTTTATCATTAAAACCCCTCCTGTGGCAATTCAGCTTTTAGAAGCTACTGGCCTTAAGGGTGGTTCTGCAGAGCCTAACCGTAAAAAAGTTGGTAATGTAAATTGGGATCAGGTTGAGACCATTGCTAAAGATAAAATGACCGATTTGAATGCATTTACAGTAGAATCAGCCATGAAAATGGTGGCAGGTACTGCCCGCAGTATGGGAATCACCGTATCAGGTACGGCTCCCTGGAACTAA
- the nusG gene encoding transcription termination/antitermination protein NusG yields MSDQLKWYVVRAISGKEKKVKQYIDAEVNRLGITHLVPQVLIPTEKYYQMRDGKKIAKERNYFPGYVLMEAQLDGELEHIIKNINSVIGFLGDKAGNAIPLRQTEVNRILGKVDEMSAQTETMSVPYYVGENVKVMDGPFNGFSGVIEEVNEEKKKLKVMVKIFGRRTPLELNYMQVEKE; encoded by the coding sequence ATGAGCGATCAATTAAAGTGGTACGTAGTTAGGGCTATCAGCGGTAAAGAAAAAAAGGTAAAGCAATATATTGATGCCGAAGTAAACCGTTTAGGCATTACCCACCTTGTTCCGCAAGTATTGATCCCTACCGAAAAATATTACCAAATGCGCGATGGGAAAAAGATCGCAAAAGAGCGCAACTATTTCCCTGGATATGTATTAATGGAAGCTCAGCTCGATGGTGAACTGGAGCACATCATTAAGAATATCAATAGTGTAATTGGTTTTCTAGGCGACAAAGCCGGTAATGCAATTCCGCTTCGCCAAACAGAAGTTAACCGTATTTTGGGTAAGGTTGACGAGATGAGTGCACAAACAGAGACCATGAGCGTGCCTTACTATGTAGGGGAAAACGTAAAAGTTATGGATGGCCCTTTCAACGGCTTCAGCGGTGTTATTGAAGAAGTAAACGAAGAGAAGAAGAAACTGAAGGTAATGGTAAAGATATTCGGGCGCCGTACGCCGCTTGAGTTGAATTACATGCAGGTTGAAAAAGAATAA
- the secE gene encoding preprotein translocase subunit SecE codes for MAGVAEYIKESYIELTEKVTWPTWRELQNSAILVLVAAIIIAMIIFGMDQIIGYLLNQFYTSLA; via the coding sequence ATGGCTGGTGTAGCTGAGTATATAAAGGAATCATACATAGAGTTGACCGAGAAAGTAACCTGGCCAACCTGGAGAGAATTGCAGAACAGCGCTATTTTGGTACTGGTTGCTGCAATTATCATTGCTATGATAATTTTTGGCATGGACCAGATAATTGGTTACCTGCTCAATCAATTTTATACTTCTTTAGCCTAA
- the tuf gene encoding elongation factor Tu, with protein sequence MAKEKFDRSKPHLNIGTIGHVDHGKTTLTAAITKVLADAGLSEARSFDSIDSAPEEKERGITINTAHVEYSTANRHYAHVDCPGHADYVKNMVTGAAQMDGAIIVVAATDGPMPQTREHILLARQVGVPSLVVFMNKVDMVDDPELLELVEMEIRELLSFYDFPGDDIPVIQGSALGGLNGDPKWVAKIMELMDAVDSYIPIPPRLTDLPFLMPVEDVFSITGRGTVATGRIERGVINSGEPVDILGMGAENLKSTVTGVEMFRKILDRGEAGDNVGLLLRGIEKTDIRRGMVICKPGSVNPHTDFKAEVYVLSKAEGGRHTPFFNKYRPQFYFRTTDVTGEITLAEGVEMVMPGDNVTITVKLINAIAMEKGLRFAIREGGRTVGAGQVTEILK encoded by the coding sequence ATGGCAAAAGAAAAATTTGACCGCAGTAAGCCGCACTTAAACATCGGTACTATCGGTCACGTTGACCACGGTAAAACTACTCTTACCGCAGCTATCACTAAAGTATTGGCTGACGCTGGTTTATCAGAAGCTCGTTCATTTGATTCAATTGACTCAGCTCCTGAAGAAAAAGAACGTGGTATTACAATCAATACCGCTCACGTTGAATATTCAACTGCTAACCGTCACTATGCTCACGTTGACTGCCCGGGTCACGCTGACTATGTGAAGAACATGGTTACTGGTGCTGCTCAGATGGACGGTGCAATCATTGTGGTTGCTGCTACTGATGGTCCTATGCCACAAACTCGCGAACACATCCTTTTGGCTCGTCAGGTAGGTGTACCTTCATTGGTTGTGTTCATGAACAAAGTGGACATGGTTGATGATCCTGAGTTGTTAGAGTTAGTTGAAATGGAAATCCGCGAATTATTATCATTCTACGATTTCCCTGGTGATGATATCCCTGTTATTCAAGGTTCTGCCCTTGGTGGCTTGAACGGCGATCCTAAATGGGTAGCTAAAATTATGGAGTTAATGGATGCTGTAGATAGCTACATCCCAATTCCTCCACGTTTGACAGACCTTCCTTTCTTGATGCCTGTTGAGGACGTATTCTCGATCACTGGTCGTGGTACTGTTGCAACTGGTCGTATCGAGCGTGGTGTTATCAACTCTGGTGAGCCTGTTGACATCTTGGGTATGGGTGCTGAGAACTTGAAATCAACCGTAACTGGTGTTGAGATGTTCCGCAAGATCCTTGATCGTGGTGAAGCTGGTGACAACGTAGGTTTATTGTTACGTGGTATTGAAAAAACTGATATACGTCGTGGTATGGTTATTTGCAAACCAGGTTCAGTTAACCCACACACTGATTTCAAAGCAGAAGTTTACGTATTGTCAAAAGCTGAAGGTGGCCGTCACACTCCATTCTTCAACAAATACCGTCCGCAGTTCTACTTCCGTACAACTGACGTAACTGGCGAGATCACACTTGCTGAAGGCGTAGAAATGGTTATGCCTGGTGATAACGTTACCATCACTGTAAAGCTGATCAATGCTATCGCAATGGAAAAAGGTTTACGTTTCGCTATCCGTGAGGGTGGTCGTACAGTAGGTGCCGGTCAGGTAACTGAAATCTTAAAATAA
- the hpf gene encoding ribosome hibernation-promoting factor, HPF/YfiA family gives MKVTVQAIHFTADKKLLEFIQKKVDKLETFYDHIISAEAYLKLENVEDEANKIAEIKLQLPGNLIFAKEKCKSFEEATDLVVESLRKQIDKHKTKNAIAADAAKKAALLTAEDDF, from the coding sequence ATGAAAGTTACAGTGCAAGCTATCCATTTCACAGCAGACAAAAAACTGCTTGAATTCATCCAGAAAAAGGTGGATAAACTGGAAACATTTTACGACCACATTATAAGCGCCGAAGCATATCTTAAACTGGAAAATGTAGAAGATGAGGCAAATAAGATTGCTGAGATAAAATTACAACTTCCCGGCAACTTAATATTTGCAAAAGAAAAGTGCAAAAGCTTCGAAGAAGCTACCGACCTGGTGGTAGAAAGCTTACGCAAACAAATAGATAAGCATAAAACCAAAAACGCCATTGCTGCTGATGCTGCAAAGAAAGCTGCGTTACTAACAGCAGAAGACGATTTTTAA
- a CDS encoding tyrosine-type recombinase/integrase, which yields MFLGKFIRYIQFEKRYSPHTVSAYQSDLEQFFAFLNPPGNTPVVLHPSEITHHDIRNWMVSDETLSARSVNRKLATLRKYFKFLLQEGEISANPTSRIIAPRMSKHLPTVVEADKLTELLDRDTGIAEVFTNDFAGLRDKLIIELLFGTGMRLAELTGLTPGSINFHDSTLKVLGKRNKERIIPMNSQLVLLLHKYIDALKSENFDNNSLTLIVTNKGAAAYPKLIYLTVQKYLSYISTQTKRSPHVLRHTFATTLLDNGASLNAIKELLGHANLSATQIYTHNSVERLKSIYKQAHPKG from the coding sequence ATGTTTTTAGGCAAGTTTATACGGTACATACAATTCGAGAAAAGGTATTCACCGCATACTGTATCAGCCTACCAGTCAGATCTTGAGCAATTCTTTGCCTTTCTAAATCCACCTGGCAACACACCGGTTGTTCTACACCCGTCAGAAATAACACACCACGACATCCGCAACTGGATGGTCTCTGATGAAACGCTTAGCGCACGCTCTGTAAACCGAAAGCTTGCTACGCTCCGCAAATACTTTAAGTTTTTGCTACAGGAAGGTGAGATCAGCGCAAATCCTACGTCGCGCATCATAGCTCCTAGAATGTCAAAGCACTTGCCAACAGTTGTTGAAGCGGATAAGCTAACCGAACTTTTAGATAGAGACACAGGCATTGCAGAAGTATTTACAAATGATTTTGCCGGCCTTAGAGATAAACTTATAATCGAGTTGCTCTTTGGAACGGGTATGCGCCTTGCCGAACTTACAGGCCTCACTCCGGGAAGCATTAATTTTCACGATAGTACGCTCAAAGTACTGGGGAAACGCAATAAAGAGCGTATCATACCAATGAACAGTCAATTGGTTTTGCTGCTCCACAAATATATAGATGCACTGAAAAGTGAAAATTTTGATAACAATTCTTTAACGTTGATCGTTACAAATAAAGGAGCAGCGGCATATCCCAAGCTCATTTATTTGACGGTGCAGAAATATTTATCATACATATCAACCCAAACAAAAAGAAGTCCTCATGTGCTACGGCACACGTTTGCTACTACTTTATTAGATAATGGCGCCAGCCTTAACGCCATTAAAGAACTTTTGGGTCACGCTAACTTAAGCGCTACCCAAATTTATACCCATAATTCAGTTGAACGTTTAAAGTCTATTTACAAACAAGCCCATCCAAAGGGTTAA
- the rpsU gene encoding 30S ribosomal protein S21, whose translation MIIINVKDGESLDKALKRFKKKFEKTGVLRELRSRQAFEKKSVTRRHVVKHAIYKQGMNQETV comes from the coding sequence ATGATCATTATCAACGTAAAAGACGGCGAATCATTAGATAAAGCTTTGAAACGCTTCAAAAAGAAATTTGAGAAAACAGGTGTATTGCGCGAACTGCGCAGCCGCCAGGCTTTCGAGAAGAAATCTGTAACTCGCAGGCACGTAGTTAAACATGCCATCTACAAACAAGGTATGAACCAGGAAACCGTTTAA
- a CDS encoding carboxypeptidase-like regulatory domain-containing protein, with the protein MKKLVYSIILFVFTISFAYAQEPLKGTVVESGSNTKLDNVFIRDINNKQITLTDKNGDFSIRTATGHTLVFTSPGYISDTLYVVDMRTKRVSLTTKAIALGQVNIRSTRLPFDPQKEYPDVYEKARVYAFSPSTWFSKSGKDARRLKRFFRKEAEERHVDEVFNKVYVGSIVPLKGQDLENFITLYRPSYAFLRSNNSQSVVAYINDSYKKFIALPSDKRSLPPLSTP; encoded by the coding sequence ATGAAAAAGCTTGTTTATTCCATCATACTGTTTGTATTTACTATAAGTTTTGCTTATGCTCAAGAACCCCTTAAAGGGACAGTAGTAGAGTCTGGCTCTAACACTAAGCTGGATAACGTTTTCATTAGAGATATCAATAACAAACAAATTACCCTTACAGATAAAAATGGCGATTTCAGCATTAGGACAGCTACTGGCCATACGCTTGTTTTTACGTCACCCGGCTATATTTCAGATACCCTTTACGTGGTAGATATGCGTACTAAGCGTGTATCGCTTACAACAAAAGCCATTGCGCTAGGTCAGGTAAACATACGTTCTACAAGGTTGCCTTTTGACCCGCAGAAGGAGTACCCTGATGTATATGAAAAGGCTCGGGTTTACGCTTTTTCTCCCTCTACATGGTTCAGTAAGTCGGGGAAAGACGCGCGACGACTTAAACGGTTTTTCAGAAAGGAAGCCGAAGAGCGGCACGTTGATGAAGTATTCAATAAAGTATATGTGGGCAGTATTGTGCCGCTTAAAGGGCAGGACCTGGAGAATTTTATAACATTATACCGGCCCAGTTATGCTTTCCTGAGAAGCAACAACAGCCAATCTGTAGTAGCCTACATAAACGACAGCTATAAAAAGTTCATTGCACTGCCTTCCGACAAGCGCAGCTTGCCGCCACTTTCAACACCTTAA